A part of Candidatus Zixiibacteriota bacterium genomic DNA contains:
- a CDS encoding transcriptional repressor: MKKTGDHVAEMMDRFEKVCKSRGLRITHQRTEIFRALIQNPDHPTTEKIFNQVRRHLKTISLDTVYRTIGIFEKYGLIKKVHHIDNTTRIDINISNHHHLVCSKCKRMEDFYWPDFDRMKLPASVSHWGKTGFKHVVIEGLCSSCSKKNK; this comes from the coding sequence ATGAAAAAGACCGGGGATCATGTCGCCGAAATGATGGACAGATTCGAAAAAGTCTGTAAATCCAGGGGATTAAGGATTACTCATCAACGCACCGAGATATTTCGAGCCCTTATTCAAAATCCCGATCACCCCACAACCGAAAAAATTTTCAATCAGGTGCGCCGGCATCTGAAAACGATTTCTCTGGATACTGTTTATCGGACGATCGGAATTTTCGAAAAATATGGTCTGATTAAAAAAGTCCACCATATCGATAATACGACGCGTATTGATATTAATATATCCAATCATCATCATCTTGTTTGTTCTAAATGCAAAAGAATGGAAGATTTTTATTGGCCCGATTTTGACCGGATGAAACTGCCGGCATCTGTCTCTCACTGGGGTAAAACAGGTTTCAAACATGTTGTAATCGAAGGTTTATGTTCAAGTTGTAGTAAGAAAAATAAATAA
- the katG gene encoding catalase/peroxidase HPI produces MTDKNANSDSKCPVTGGASSPAKGTSNQDWWPNQLKLNILHQHSPLSNPMGEKFNYAEEFKSLDLKAVKKDLYALMTNSQSWWPADYGHYGPLFIRMAWHSAGTYRMGDGRGGAGSGNQRLAPLNSWPDNVNLDKARRLLWPIKQKYGRKISWADLMILAGNCALESMGFKTFGFGGGREDIWEPEEDVYWGSEAEWLGDKRYSGDRDLENPLAAVQMGLIYVNPEGPNGNPDPVASGRDVRETFARMAMNDEETVALVAGGHTFGKCHGAGDAVHVGPEPEAAPIEEQGLGWKSSFGRGKGGDTIGSGIEGAWKPNPTKWDMGYLNMLFKYEWELVKSPAGAHQWLAKDVAEEDMVVDAHDPSKKHRPMMTTADLSLRYDPIYEPIARRYQKNPEEFADAFARAWFKLTHRDMGPRSRYLGPEVPAEELIWQDPIPAVNHKLIDAQDIASLKGKILASGLSVSQLVSTAWASASTFRGSDMRGGANGARIRLAPQKNWEVNQPAELAKVLNTLEGIQNTFNNAPSGGKKVSLADLIVLAGCAGVEQAAKKAGYDVKVPFAPGRMDASQEQTDAESFVVLEPSADGFRNYLKTKYAISAEELLVDRAQLLTLTAPEMTVLVGGMRVLNTNFGKSAHGVFTKQPGALTNDFFVNLLDMNTKWQKSSTSENVFEGRDYESGELKWTGTRVDLIFGSNSQLRAIAEVYASGDSREKFVHDFVAAWSKVMNLDRFDLA; encoded by the coding sequence ATGACTGATAAGAATGCAAATAGTGATAGCAAATGCCCGGTAACGGGCGGAGCAAGCAGTCCGGCAAAAGGAACTTCGAATCAAGACTGGTGGCCAAACCAATTGAAACTGAATATCCTTCACCAGCATTCTCCCCTGTCCAATCCGATGGGTGAGAAGTTTAACTACGCTGAGGAGTTCAAAAGCCTCGATCTTAAGGCCGTGAAAAAGGATCTTTATGCATTGATGACCAATTCACAGAGCTGGTGGCCGGCCGATTACGGTCACTACGGACCACTCTTCATCCGGATGGCCTGGCACAGCGCCGGTACCTACCGTATGGGCGATGGCCGCGGGGGTGCGGGGTCCGGCAACCAGCGCCTTGCGCCTCTCAACAGCTGGCCGGACAACGTGAACCTCGACAAGGCGCGCCGGCTGCTCTGGCCGATTAAGCAGAAATACGGCCGCAAGATCTCCTGGGCCGACCTCATGATTCTCGCCGGCAACTGCGCGCTGGAGTCGATGGGATTCAAGACCTTCGGCTTCGGCGGCGGACGCGAGGACATCTGGGAGCCGGAAGAGGATGTCTATTGGGGCTCCGAGGCCGAGTGGCTTGGTGATAAACGCTATTCAGGCGACCGCGATCTCGAAAATCCGCTCGCCGCCGTGCAGATGGGCCTGATCTATGTGAACCCGGAAGGCCCGAACGGCAACCCGGACCCGGTCGCCTCCGGCCGTGATGTTCGAGAGACCTTCGCGCGCATGGCCATGAACGACGAGGAGACCGTCGCGCTCGTTGCCGGCGGGCATACGTTCGGCAAGTGTCATGGCGCGGGCGATGCGGTGCATGTCGGTCCGGAACCCGAGGCCGCCCCCATCGAGGAGCAGGGGCTCGGATGGAAGAGCAGTTTCGGCAGGGGCAAAGGCGGCGATACGATCGGCAGCGGCATCGAGGGCGCCTGGAAACCGAACCCGACCAAATGGGACATGGGCTATTTGAACATGCTGTTCAAATACGAATGGGAGCTGGTCAAGAGCCCGGCCGGCGCGCATCAGTGGCTGGCCAAGGACGTGGCCGAAGAAGACATGGTGGTTGATGCGCATGACCCGTCCAAAAAACACCGGCCGATGATGACCACGGCGGACCTTTCCCTTCGCTACGACCCAATCTACGAGCCGATTGCCCGGCGTTACCAGAAGAATCCCGAGGAATTCGCGGACGCCTTCGCCCGGGCGTGGTTCAAGCTGACACACCGCGATATGGGTCCCCGTTCGCGTTATCTCGGTCCGGAAGTACCTGCCGAAGAGTTGATTTGGCAAGATCCCATTCCCGCAGTCAATCACAAATTGATAGATGCGCAGGACATCGCCTCCCTCAAAGGCAAGATTCTGGCTTCCGGTCTGTCTGTCTCGCAACTGGTTTCGACCGCCTGGGCCTCGGCATCGACGTTCCGTGGTTCCGATATGCGGGGCGGAGCGAATGGCGCACGTATTCGCCTGGCACCGCAGAAGAATTGGGAAGTCAACCAGCCGGCCGAGTTGGCGAAGGTGCTTAATACTCTGGAGGGCATCCAGAACACATTTAACAATGCCCCGTCTGGCGGTAAGAAAGTTTCACTGGCTGACCTGATTGTTTTGGCCGGTTGCGCCGGCGTTGAGCAAGCCGCAAAGAAAGCCGGTTACGATGTGAAGGTTCCGTTTGCACCCGGGCGTATGGACGCTTCGCAGGAGCAAACCGACGCGGAATCATTCGTCGTACTCGAACCTTCCGCAGATGGTTTCCGCAACTACCTGAAAACCAAATATGCCATATCGGCAGAGGAACTGCTGGTTGATCGGGCGCAATTGCTGACGCTGACCGCTCCCGAGATGACGGTTCTTGTCGGCGGCATGCGCGTTTTGAATACAAACTTTGGAAAGTCCGCGCATGGTGTCTTTACCAAACAGCCGGGAGCTTTGACAAATGACTTTTTTGTAAATCTCCTCGATATGAATACGAAGTGGCAGAAATCCTCCACTTCCGAAAACGTGTTTGAGGGACGAGATTACGAAAGCGGCGAACTCAAGTGGACCGGGACCCGGGTTGATCTCATCTTCGGCTCGAATTCCCAGCTTCGAGCAATCGCAGAAGTTTATGCAAGTGGCGATTCGCGTGAGAAGTTTGTCCATGACTTCGTGGCCGCGTGGAGCAAGGTGATGAATCTTGATCGCTTCGATCTCGCATAA
- a CDS encoding DUF1634 domain-containing protein: MAISRIKNPDEQLDLTIGRLLRYGVFFFVAIVLIGTLVYLIKHGTEIPDYTDFKMASPLLRRPAGIIN; this comes from the coding sequence ATGGCTATTTCTCGAATTAAAAACCCGGATGAACAACTGGACCTGACCATCGGCCGCCTGCTCCGTTATGGTGTCTTTTTTTTCGTTGCGATTGTCCTTATCGGGACGCTTGTGTATTTGATCAAGCATGGCACGGAAATCCCTGATTACACCGATTTCAAAATGGCCTCGCCATTGTTAAGACGGCCGGCCGGTATCATCAATTAG
- a CDS encoding DUF1634 domain-containing protein has protein sequence MHFTGNGIIQLGLLFLIATPIARVFFSVFAFFRKRDYLYTLITLIVLIILLFSLFLAKT, from the coding sequence CTGCATTTCACCGGCAATGGAATAATTCAACTCGGTCTTCTGTTTCTAATCGCCACTCCTATTGCCCGTGTTTTCTTTTCGGTTTTCGCATTTTTCCGCAAGCGTGATTATCTGTACACTCTCATCACCCTGATAGTTCTCATAATTCTACTATTCAGCCTTTTCCTCGCCAAAACATAG
- a CDS encoding T9SS type A sorting domain-containing protein, which produces MNKVLFYSTLLLLFLLMASQSYALVYLNRRLIECEPLTYVVEPIELIGEGMTISRDTHNEYGDCVGDSPGPPFIIEMPIMISNEYNDDGSVLNYGSFTINNSYIKADDGDKNPDEAFVLVFQSGGLSGTVAISNDGGLLTCKGKAGDPIIFGGCYRIASSSDYSGELEDYSNTFLHCNFTGRDDICTGGTTALDFLGGNTTFENCNFKYFDGGENYCLFYQGNKDLSIKNCLFSSSHFYNKAPIEILGVRALELESIHFNSIGIVEPSLNPGLIYCPASAIINRSIKNISASNCRLPFLRFGHLYVYDSAYIQSDIPILNSGGTNIDSGGVLVIDKGTVFQMYDNTISGTIKCDYGRLIVDSAVLTGINDRDYGYQMSNSGYKYPTWYGIYASDSGSVNIKNSRLRLAQKPINIEGPLFIDSCIFENNVGYAINIVAQNGREQIIQNSYISGCDYGNGITYQISREDETPQRFTVSNMDIVNCSGLGLNIDDNMYHPKPIDIFIENCKFGSAPVTIELMPLLDTLSIKGCYIAASSGAALALGDKNGDSSTILLESNIFAGGGESVNQIFVHVRTGKMDFINNSILFCKGFGLYNSSTVDYTEKVYNNLFAHNGNSGYKQVSDNGDQLVAYNNFYDNDIDGDEDVYLPTPTGTIYTFEELIGLGGIAATNKNYDPVFIPADTGVISFINYDSIKAISALSVQNFNLKGRSYKDRLIRPNIYDTVWYFILDNTDDTLYVAGQVRDVATSFDTFLVVDPHLSFTSPLVDSGYNDIVTSAYDFERDERIIDADENGTASVDIGGDEYKAGTVGGNGAIIVFAPREDSLFRPGETVDITWLAQEVDYVHIMYALDYNGYVSSDWHEIELMFDPDSGHCQWEVPDTISYRCRILVQDAAHSDIFGESGVFHIKPRVLTRVLPDSTYERFRITEDNWQFANTIANMWPFSWYTQFDYTVLDVYTGENFPAYFIHPPIDAYSSDFPNWGLFVGTFGTDQCYMYIDGKYLYRQRALEYWMNIKGSWGGSCYGLSNSAMMAFGDSAVFKNQYPAVGAFTDLYPVTMNDDRRVTINRFMVSQFGKERITHATTAQSTPLPTLIRQLSDILGNNKSLGDLNTLTICDLDHPDQNRRGCHNVVPYKLEKHISDPDKFWIYVYDCNIPTDSTTRILADTALNFWTYDSLNWDSYMKIWVEQPLSSFLNRPTIPGIEGGDKNKASTDFYLFYSQADSLRLESPDLGHYYTLADSVDDSLINGMPLIFNDKLGAPPYGFYLPNGEWDCRLTGAQGGLARISLMSDKGFMTYYRLGIALDESERIVYPGDDSTLWIMNGTDIERTFGVRMCYYEDGGEYLMQCQDIETSANDSSCFKFIHQFGFLIENHGSASDYILKLNKLDTLYNLEFVDSTAHIDGHTAHYIYPEWSKDYINEIKIYIDTDIDGSIDDSLIVSNDILLDVNDDSGGLLPATFNISQNYPNPFNPQTNIEYSLPTRSQVNIDIYNILGQKVRTLVDKSQPAGEYRIIWDSNDDSGIKVSTGIYFYRFQAGEYVETKKMLLIK; this is translated from the coding sequence ATGAATAAGGTGCTATTTTATTCAACATTGTTATTGCTTTTTTTATTAATGGCGTCTCAATCCTACGCTTTGGTTTATCTGAATCGAAGACTTATAGAATGTGAGCCGTTGACCTATGTCGTCGAACCTATTGAATTAATCGGCGAGGGAATGACAATCAGCCGGGATACTCACAACGAATACGGCGATTGCGTGGGCGATTCTCCCGGGCCGCCTTTTATTATTGAAATGCCGATCATGATCAGTAATGAATATAATGATGATGGTTCCGTCCTCAATTATGGCTCCTTTACCATTAACAACAGCTATATAAAAGCCGACGATGGTGATAAGAACCCCGATGAGGCTTTTGTTCTCGTTTTTCAAAGCGGGGGTTTAAGTGGAACAGTCGCGATTTCCAATGATGGCGGCCTATTGACGTGTAAAGGCAAAGCGGGCGATCCGATCATTTTTGGCGGGTGCTACCGCATTGCCTCAAGCTCGGATTACAGCGGTGAATTAGAAGATTATTCCAATACCTTTCTGCACTGCAATTTTACCGGACGTGATGACATTTGCACGGGCGGGACCACGGCGCTTGATTTCTTAGGCGGTAATACCACGTTTGAAAATTGTAATTTTAAATATTTTGACGGTGGAGAAAATTATTGTCTGTTTTATCAGGGAAACAAAGACCTGTCTATTAAAAATTGTCTCTTCAGCTCCAGCCATTTTTATAATAAGGCGCCGATAGAGATACTTGGAGTTCGAGCGCTTGAATTGGAAAGTATTCATTTTAATAGCATTGGTATCGTTGAACCATCCCTTAATCCCGGTTTAATCTATTGTCCGGCCAGCGCTATCATTAATAGAAGTATTAAAAATATATCCGCTTCAAATTGTCGCCTGCCATTTTTGCGATTTGGACACCTGTATGTCTATGATTCGGCCTATATCCAGTCAGATATTCCGATTTTAAATTCGGGGGGGACGAATATCGACAGCGGCGGAGTTCTTGTAATTGATAAGGGGACTGTCTTTCAAATGTATGACAATACAATTAGTGGAACCATAAAATGCGATTACGGTCGCCTGATTGTTGATAGCGCCGTTCTAACCGGTATTAATGATCGCGATTATGGTTATCAGATGAGTAACTCCGGTTATAAGTATCCGACATGGTATGGCATCTATGCGTCTGACAGCGGCTCGGTGAATATCAAAAACAGCCGACTTCGTCTGGCCCAAAAACCGATTAACATTGAAGGCCCGCTTTTCATTGATAGTTGTATATTTGAAAATAATGTAGGGTATGCGATAAATATTGTGGCACAAAACGGTCGAGAGCAGATAATCCAGAATTCATATATCAGTGGATGTGATTATGGCAACGGTATTACTTATCAAATAAGCCGTGAAGATGAAACCCCGCAAAGATTCACCGTGAGCAATATGGATATTGTCAACTGCTCTGGTTTGGGTCTTAATATTGATGACAATATGTACCATCCTAAACCGATAGATATTTTTATTGAAAATTGTAAATTCGGTTCGGCCCCCGTGACTATCGAATTAATGCCGCTTCTCGATACCCTGTCTATCAAAGGATGTTATATTGCCGCCAGCAGTGGAGCCGCGTTAGCATTGGGCGATAAAAACGGCGACAGTAGTACCATACTTTTGGAAAGTAATATTTTTGCCGGGGGAGGAGAATCGGTGAATCAGATCTTCGTGCATGTCCGGACCGGCAAGATGGATTTTATCAATAACAGCATTCTCTTTTGTAAGGGGTTCGGCCTATATAATTCTTCTACGGTAGATTATACGGAGAAGGTTTATAATAATCTGTTTGCCCATAACGGCAATAGTGGCTACAAGCAAGTATCGGACAATGGCGATCAGCTGGTTGCCTATAATAATTTCTATGATAACGATATTGATGGAGACGAGGATGTCTATCTGCCAACCCCGACCGGGACGATTTATACCTTTGAAGAATTAATCGGTCTTGGCGGCATTGCGGCCACCAATAAAAATTATGATCCGGTCTTTATCCCGGCCGATACCGGTGTTATTAGTTTTATCAACTATGACAGTATTAAGGCTATTTCCGCCCTGTCAGTACAGAATTTCAATCTTAAAGGTCGTTCCTATAAGGACCGTCTGATAAGGCCGAATATCTACGATACGGTTTGGTATTTTATACTGGATAATACCGATGATACCCTTTATGTGGCCGGACAGGTTCGTGATGTTGCCACTTCATTCGATACTTTTCTCGTTGTCGACCCGCACCTGTCGTTCACCTCGCCGTTGGTAGATTCCGGTTATAATGATATTGTTACCTCCGCATATGATTTTGAAAGAGACGAGCGGATTATCGATGCCGATGAGAACGGAACCGCTTCGGTCGATATCGGGGGCGATGAATATAAAGCCGGAACGGTCGGCGGCAACGGAGCGATAATCGTTTTTGCTCCGCGCGAGGACAGTCTCTTTCGCCCCGGCGAGACGGTCGATATCACCTGGCTGGCTCAGGAAGTCGATTATGTTCATATCATGTATGCACTTGATTATAACGGCTATGTCTCCTCCGACTGGCACGAAATCGAGTTGATGTTCGATCCCGATTCGGGACATTGCCAGTGGGAGGTCCCGGATACTATTTCATACCGATGTCGAATACTGGTCCAGGATGCCGCCCATAGCGATATCTTTGGAGAGAGTGGGGTCTTCCATATCAAACCAAGGGTATTGACCAGAGTCCTGCCCGATAGTACCTATGAACGATTTCGGATAACAGAGGATAACTGGCAATTTGCCAATACTATTGCCAATATGTGGCCGTTTAGCTGGTACACTCAGTTTGATTACACAGTCCTTGATGTTTATACCGGAGAGAATTTCCCGGCCTATTTTATTCATCCTCCCATTGATGCCTATTCCTCCGATTTTCCAAACTGGGGTCTGTTTGTCGGTACTTTCGGAACCGACCAATGCTATATGTATATTGACGGCAAATATTTATATCGTCAACGTGCCCTGGAATACTGGATGAATATAAAGGGTAGCTGGGGCGGGTCCTGCTACGGTCTCTCCAACAGCGCCATGATGGCTTTCGGCGATTCGGCCGTCTTTAAAAATCAATATCCCGCTGTTGGTGCCTTTACCGATCTTTATCCGGTCACGATGAATGATGACCGACGAGTGACCATAAACCGATTCATGGTTTCTCAATTCGGAAAGGAACGCATTACTCATGCCACAACGGCTCAATCGACACCTCTGCCGACTTTGATCCGACAACTTTCGGATATCTTGGGCAATAATAAATCACTCGGCGACCTCAATACTTTGACCATTTGTGATCTGGATCATCCTGACCAGAATCGTCGCGGTTGCCATAATGTGGTGCCATACAAGCTCGAAAAACATATTTCGGACCCGGACAAATTCTGGATTTATGTCTATGACTGCAATATCCCGACCGATTCAACCACCAGGATTCTGGCCGATACCGCCTTGAATTTCTGGACCTATGATTCCCTCAATTGGGACAGCTACATGAAAATCTGGGTCGAACAACCCCTTAGTTCCTTTTTAAACAGACCGACCATTCCGGGGATAGAGGGAGGCGATAAAAATAAGGCCTCGACAGATTTTTATTTATTTTATTCTCAAGCCGATTCGCTTCGTTTGGAATCGCCGGATTTGGGGCACTATTATACTCTCGCCGATTCGGTTGACGATTCCCTGATAAACGGAATGCCCTTGATTTTCAATGATAAATTGGGCGCTCCGCCTTATGGCTTTTATTTGCCTAACGGCGAATGGGACTGCCGATTAACCGGGGCCCAGGGAGGGTTGGCACGAATATCGTTAATGTCGGATAAAGGTTTTATGACTTATTACCGTTTGGGTATTGCCCTTGACGAGTCCGAACGGATTGTCTATCCCGGCGATGATTCAACCTTGTGGATAATGAACGGGACCGACATCGAACGGACCTTTGGCGTCAGGATGTGCTATTATGAGGATGGGGGTGAGTATCTGATGCAGTGCCAAGATATTGAAACTTCAGCCAATGATTCCTCCTGTTTCAAATTTATTCACCAGTTTGGTTTTTTGATTGAAAATCATGGCAGTGCATCTGATTATATTCTAAAACTGAATAAACTGGATACCCTGTATAACCTTGAATTTGTTGACTCCACAGCACATATTGACGGCCATACGGCTCATTATATTTATCCGGAATGGAGCAAAGATTATATTAATGAAATTAAAATATATATAGATACCGATATCGATGGCTCTATTGACGATTCCCTGATTGTCAGCAATGATATTCTTCTGGATGTCAATGATGATTCGGGCGGGCTGCTTCCTGCGACCTTTAATATCAGCCAGAATTATCCAAATCCGTTTAATCCGCAGACGAATATTGAGTATTCTCTTCCCACTCGTTCTCAGGTCAATATTGATATTTATAATATTCTGGGCCAAAAGGTACGGACGCTGGTGGATAAAAGCCAGCCGGCCGGAGAATACCGGATTATCTGGGACAGTAATGATGATAGTGGCATAAAAGTCTCAACCGGAATTTATTTCTATCGTTTCCAGGCCGGAGAATATGTAGAGACAAAAAAGATGCTATTGATAAAATAG
- the aqpZ gene encoding aquaporin Z, producing the protein MIKYLAELIGTFALVGFGCASAVIAGPHIGFQGIALAFGLAVMVMVYSIGSISGCHINPAITISMLVARKISGKDTIGYIVAQLLGAVIAAAVLYLIASGKPGYDIATVGLGQNGYGLHSPDHYSLLSCFIAEVVLTFMFLFVIFGSTHVSAPKGFAGLSIGLSLTLIHLVGIPITGTSVNPARSFGPAVFVGGEALSQLWLFIVAPILGGILAALVWQGIFNKHKQPQQAN; encoded by the coding sequence ATGATAAAGTATTTGGCGGAGTTAATCGGTACTTTTGCATTGGTGGGTTTTGGATGCGCGAGTGCCGTTATCGCCGGACCACATATTGGATTCCAGGGAATCGCCCTTGCCTTCGGTCTGGCCGTTATGGTTATGGTTTATAGTATCGGGTCTATTTCCGGCTGTCACATTAACCCGGCTATCACGATCTCCATGCTGGTAGCTCGAAAGATAAGCGGAAAAGACACTATTGGCTATATAGTCGCCCAATTACTGGGAGCCGTTATCGCCGCGGCCGTACTCTATCTTATTGCCTCCGGTAAACCGGGTTATGATATCGCCACGGTCGGATTGGGACAAAACGGATATGGTTTGCACTCACCCGACCATTATTCATTACTCTCATGCTTCATTGCCGAAGTTGTTCTAACTTTTATGTTTCTTTTTGTCATCTTCGGATCCACTCATGTCAGCGCTCCCAAGGGATTCGCCGGACTGTCGATAGGTCTATCATTGACATTGATTCATCTGGTCGGCATCCCCATCACCGGAACATCAGTTAACCCCGCCCGCAGTTTCGGACCGGCGGTTTTTGTCGGCGGTGAGGCTCTTTCGCAGTTATGGCTCTTTATTGTGGCACCTATTTTGGGCGGCATCCTCGCCGCGCTCGTCTGGCAAGGTATTTTTAATAAACATAAACAACCTCAACAGGCTAATTAA
- a CDS encoding OmpA family protein, protein MKKSAVLILLVILMASTMAFTEELKGRTVIGIRAPFMLPILEGNNFSLNGSEYQPFMRGWDFTFEAKKGISDHFMIGLTAGYTSAYDDTSKFDDRGDVASKEDNASAKLTGILFGVNAEYYYLKDFVFQPYLLAGLGIDFWKVKDLASDDSHGTTDMGIKIGTGLLIPIKDNISIDLQAKLTFEQINLSSSVPDGFYGPGDWSEFSDRPFRGYFEPSIGLQIAFGGTRDSDKDGVNDNKDNCPGTPLGAKVDKNGCPIDTDGDGVYDGLDQCPDTPKGAKVNAAGCPLDSDNDGVYDGIDRCPGTAKGLRVDEFGCPFDSDNDGVHDGLDKCLDTPKGVKVDAQGCPMDSDRDGVYDGIDVCPGTPIGVTVDAAGCPLVKKMEIAEKITLHINYASNSAEPDDISKKQLDSIAYRIMAYPDTKVEIRGFTDNQGAEAYNLELSRKRAEGVMAYLESKGVKADQMTAKGFGEDPKYFAADNSTSDGRRQNRRVEIESVK, encoded by the coding sequence ATGAAAAAGTCTGCAGTTTTGATTCTTCTGGTAATACTGATGGCCTCGACCATGGCATTTACTGAAGAATTGAAGGGCCGCACCGTGATCGGGATTCGTGCACCCTTTATGCTTCCGATTCTGGAAGGGAATAATTTCTCCCTGAACGGCTCGGAATATCAACCATTTATGAGAGGATGGGACTTTACTTTTGAGGCCAAAAAAGGAATCAGCGATCATTTCATGATCGGATTGACGGCCGGTTATACGTCCGCCTATGATGACACCTCTAAATTCGATGACCGGGGCGATGTCGCCAGTAAAGAAGACAATGCCTCGGCCAAATTGACCGGTATCCTGTTTGGAGTCAATGCGGAGTACTATTACCTCAAAGATTTTGTCTTTCAGCCGTATTTGCTGGCCGGGCTGGGGATCGATTTCTGGAAAGTCAAGGACCTGGCAAGCGATGACTCGCACGGAACCACCGATATGGGAATTAAAATCGGAACCGGCCTTTTGATCCCGATTAAAGACAATATCTCCATTGACCTTCAGGCCAAGCTCACATTTGAGCAAATCAATCTCTCCAGCTCCGTCCCGGATGGATTTTATGGTCCGGGCGACTGGTCCGAATTCTCGGATCGACCGTTTCGCGGCTATTTCGAACCATCAATCGGCCTCCAGATCGCCTTCGGCGGAACCAGGGATTCCGATAAAGATGGGGTAAATGATAATAAAGACAATTGTCCCGGCACCCCTCTCGGCGCCAAAGTCGACAAAAACGGATGTCCGATCGATACCGATGGCGATGGTGTCTATGATGGTCTTGATCAATGCCCCGATACACCCAAAGGAGCCAAAGTCAATGCTGCTGGATGTCCGCTTGATTCGGATAATGATGGTGTGTACGACGGGATCGACCGTTGTCCCGGTACCGCGAAGGGTTTGAGAGTCGATGAATTCGGTTGCCCTTTCGATTCGGACAATGATGGCGTCCACGACGGTCTGGATAAATGTCTCGATACGCCCAAGGGGGTTAAAGTCGATGCACAGGGATGCCCCATGGATTCCGATAGGGATGGTGTGTATGATGGAATCGATGTCTGCCCCGGGACTCCCATTGGGGTCACTGTCGATGCCGCCGGGTGTCCGCTGGTGAAGAAAATGGAAATTGCGGAAAAGATTACTCTCCATATTAATTATGCCAGCAATTCGGCCGAGCCGGATGATATCTCGAAAAAGCAACTGGATAGCATTGCCTATCGAATCATGGCTTACCCGGATACTAAAGTGGAGATTCGGGGATTTACCGACAACCAGGGCGCAGAAGCCTATAACCTGGAACTATCCCGGAAACGGGCCGAGGGTGTTATGGCCTATTTGGAATCCAAAGGCGTCAAGGCCGATCAAATGACCGCCAAAGGATTCGGCGAGGATCCGAAGTATTTCGCGGCCGACAATAGCACTTCCGATGGAAGGCGGCAAAATCGACGGGTGGAAATTGAATCGGTGAAATAG
- a CDS encoding CPBP family intramembrane metalloprotease → MTSINPTRIIITLLVGTVIAVAAILLPKYFMPSGIPSLVTTQSLELVLSLLAIIIMGKGKFSEYGFRMPKTGTFGADSFLHWLGIGLAALAIGALATGAILLSGAGGNPLAKRLSFPQIVLFVWILSSLIEEIFTRGFLQGHLEKAADIKIRLMFFRVDLAALLSALFFACLHLVLIKTGADPITIVITLLFTFSLGLLAAQQRSITGSLLPAVGVHLLGNIGGVIGGMIYMIISFLTGGTLPKM, encoded by the coding sequence ATGACATCGATCAACCCGACTCGAATAATTATCACCCTCCTGGTCGGGACGGTTATCGCCGTCGCGGCTATTCTATTGCCGAAATATTTTATGCCGTCCGGGATTCCTTCGCTGGTCACAACCCAATCCCTGGAACTGGTATTGTCCCTTCTGGCGATTATCATCATGGGAAAAGGAAAATTTTCGGAGTACGGATTCCGTATGCCGAAAACCGGGACTTTCGGAGCCGACAGCTTTCTCCACTGGCTCGGAATCGGTCTGGCGGCACTGGCTATTGGCGCCCTGGCCACCGGCGCAATACTGCTTTCCGGCGCCGGAGGAAATCCTCTGGCCAAGCGGTTGAGTTTCCCTCAGATCGTGCTTTTTGTCTGGATCTTATCCAGCCTCATCGAGGAAATCTTTACCCGCGGTTTTCTGCAGGGTCATCTGGAAAAAGCCGCCGATATCAAGATCCGCCTGATGTTCTTCCGGGTGGATTTGGCGGCTCTATTGAGTGCCTTGTTTTTTGCCTGCCTGCATCTGGTTTTGATTAAGACAGGCGCCGATCCAATCACTATCGTCATCACCCTTTTGTTCACCTTCTCGCTTGGTCTCCTGGCGGCCCAACAACGTTCGATCACCGGAAGTCTTCTGCCGGCTGTCGGGGTGCATCTGCTGGGAAATATAGGAGGCGTGATAGGTGGAATGATTTACATGATTATCAGTTTCCTTACAGGCGGAACCCTGCCCAAAATGTAA